Genomic DNA from Methanosarcina sp. MTP4:
TTTGCTTCCCGACTCGAAATTCGGCTCCGAAGAAGTTGCCAGGGTCCTTCTGGAAATGGGCCTTTCCGCAGAACTCTACACCTGCGAAAACCTCGGCTACCCGGAAGAGAGGATTGCAAAAGGGACCCCTGAAAATCCCCCGATTGCAGAAACTATCCTTTACGGGCTTATGGTAGTGCAGAAGCGTTGAAAACCTTTTTTGATCCATTTTTCAGACACCTGAGCTCTCACTGACTGAGAAACAGGCGACCTTTCCCAAAGAAGGACATGTGAAAATTGGATTTAAACACAGCGATATTTAGAATTAAGAGCCGATCATAGAAAGGGCGCCGGAATGCATAAAATGGGCATTCTGATGACTATAATGGGCATCCGGAGAAACAAAAAAAGTAGTTGAATAATTAAAAAGGGCATTACCATAATTGATAGGCATTGACGTAACCATAAAGGTTATTTCCATAATAAAAGGGCATTAAAGTAACCATAAAGGTTATTTCCATAATTAATAAGTAGTGAAGTAACCATAAAGGTTATTTCCGTAATTGATAGGTAGTGAAGTAACAATAAAGGTTATTTCCATAATGAAAGGGCATTAAAGTAACCATAATAGTTACCCCAATAATTAGAGCTCGTTATAATCAGAGCTCGGTAATCTGTTTCGACATATCCCTGTAGTAACCGAAAAGTTCCTGCCCCCAGGCAAAGGCGCTTTCTTCAAAGCTTACCATTTCGTGGTTATAGTACCTCCCGTCTTTGGAAACCAGGGAGATGGAAGTGAACCGGTCCGTTACAAGACTGGAAGCAAGTTCGATTTTATGCTCGCAGACATAGAGGCTTGCATTTTCCATGCTTATGAAAGCTTCCATATCAGCCCTGTGTTCCGAAGCCAGTTTTTCAAATATGGGCTGGTCAAGGACAATTGAAACTTCGACGCCTTTCCTGACAAGATCCAGATAAAGCCCCGGATAGCCGGGGCGGAAAAAGGAAGAAATTTCCATGATTGTTTTTGCCCTGTACAGGTTGTTCATAATCTCAGGAGGATAATCGAAGATATGAGTCTTATCAGGCACGATTTCCCGGCATGAACCCAGCTCTCCGAGCCTTTCCCGGAGGTACTGCGGAAGGGTGTACAGGTCCTGGCTTGCCCAGTACTCATGGTTCTCATCAAAGACCCGGAAAGTGGAAAGCAGAGGCTGCATCCTGGGGGCAATTAACTTTCCTTTTACCGAAAGTTCGTAAAGGTTCTCTTTCTGCACCAGAAGCCCGTCCTTTAACAGGACCCGGATCTGGGCCATGATAGGGCTGGAACTGACATCGAGTTCCGTCTTGATCTCATCGATAGTTTTAGGCCCCTCCATCAGGAACATGAGAAGGTTCTTTCTTTTTTCCGAAAAGAAAATCGTATCAATCAACTGCAGGTCCATGGTCATTCAAATCAACCTCCGGAAATAGCATCGTGTATTTTAAAAAACCGGGAGTCAGGAGAGAGAGAGATAAAACTGTCTCCTGAGCCATTTTTTGAAACTTTCGTACCTGTTACTGCAAACTGAAAAGGGGAGATTCGGACAGGAAGTCGGTTCCGGAAGTACAGGAAAAACGTTCCATCCCCCTTGAGTCCTCGATTAACCTGGAACGGGATTTATAGAACTCAAAAAGTTCCTTTGCCCAGTCGAGAGCCTGGGAATCTGAACAGAAAGCATGATCGTGGTGGAACCTACCGTTGCTAGCAAAGAGGGAGACCAGAGTTCCCTGGTCAGATACAATAAGTTCGGCAAGCTTAACCCCATCATTACAGACGAAAAGTTCGGTATTGGGCATATCTGTAAATTTCTTAAGCTTCCGTTCATAATTGTGCAGGGTTTTTTCAAGTACCGCTTCAGTTAAGATCAGGGAAACTTTTGCACCCTTCCTGCCGAGCTTGGAATAAATAGGCAGGAACTCGGGCCTGAAAAAAGAAGAGAAAACCATCAAATGACTTGAAGCCGAAATGAAATTTACGATTTCCGTTCGGGGTTCAAAAATCTGGCAAGGGGCGGGTTCGATCAGGCGGAAATCTTTGAGGTCTCCGAGCCGGTCCTGCAGATATTGGGGAATTCCGCTAAGGTCGTGCTCCAGCCAGTAGTCGTTTCGCTCGAGCAGGGTCAGGACATCGACAAGAGGTCGGACCTTCTTGACGACCTCTTCTCCCAGGCCAGTCAATTCATAATACCCTTCCCTCTGAACCACAAGGCTGCTGTCTGTAAGCCTTTTGATCTGAGGCAGGATGGCCGTGGGGGAAACGTCAAGAATGGTTTTTATTTCTTCGATTGTTCTGGCTTCCTCTCCCAGGAGCAAAAGCAGGTCACTTCTTTTTCTGGAACGAAATACGACATCTAATAACTCAGGTTGCATAAAAACCACTTTGATTTCACTTTGTTTTAGGGTTGGGTGTTTTCAGGATAATAATAAGCTTCATCATCTGCGTGCCTTACTAAGCGGGATTTAGGGTCCTCCCGAAGGCAAACAGAAAATTCGGATGCCTCCCTCTAATGCATGACTAAAAGCAGGGAGTGTAGGAATTAATCACAAACAGGAATTATCCACATCTCATTTATATAAAAAAATATGGATGAATAATTTAAGAAGCAAACTATCAGCAAAAATAAAAAAATAAAGAGAGATGAAAACCCGGAAGATACAAGAGAAAAACAGCATCAAAAGCCATGGAAAGATAATTAGAACAACGTAAACAGAGGCAATTAATATATAATGTATAGGAGGAAATCTAAACAGGGAGATCAAAATTTTCAATCGGGTTTATTTCAGCAAACGGGTTAATTAAAACCGAGCCTTTAAAATATTTAAGGTAGCTGTTCTAAATATTTTTTCCCAAAAAAGATCACAGAGCAGACTTATCCCCCGAAACAGGCACAGAACCCCTTTAGTATTAGTATGAAATCATTTCAGACCCGTTCTCACCACGCCTTTATATGTATTTTCTCCCTATTTATTTTTTATCATATATGCACCCATTTATCGCTGCCCAACGAAATCAAACATTTTCACCAGGTTTTACCAAGTGCAACCGATATTAACCAAGTTAGACTAAGGTTGATCATTCCAGAATAATTATCACATGGTACTGAAACTACCGACACAGATGCCACCGCATTGGTACACAGTTTCAATGATTTCACCCATATATTATCCGTCTTCACAGCTCTACAGACTTAGATATATACATTCCAATCTGCACACTCCAATCTGCACCATATCTGCGCACCCCCTCAGACTTACATCTGCACACGCCGATATACAAAAAGATATTTGCAGAGTTGCGCATCACCATACAATGCAAAGGTCTTTCCAGAGAGATTTGAGAAGGCACTCCCGAATTTTTGAGTATGGTGATCCGGAGCAATGTCCCCCGAATACAATACCCCCGGAAGCCACATACCAGGTTCAAAATTTTCTAACCCATGTATCCCCGTCAAAACCCGGAAAAAATTCCCGTCGTTTATGGTATATTTGATGATGCCACGTTATGCTGTGCGTTACATGTCCTGATATGGGCATGGAATGTTCAAAAAAAGGAAAAAATCCAGAGCATAAAGTGGAAGAAAGGTCTTTCACAGGTATGTAAAGCAGAAAGTCCTAAAATACACCTGTTTTTAACAGAAATCTCTGTGGGCTTTCCAGGAACGCATGCCACAGAAAGGCACAGATGCCTCTACAGCTTAACGGAAATACCCGGTGCCCGATGGGATCCGCACACCCCATTTACGGCTGCGATAACGGGACCTTTTTTTGCTGAAATTAGAATGGAGGTTAAAAATATGCTGGACTTTACAGAAGAAAGCTTAAACAAAGTCTTAACCAGATACAATGTGGCTCTGGAAAAGGAAATGACTCCTGAAGAAGCCGCAGAAGAACTTTATCCGAAAGACGAACTCATCTACCCAATCGCAAAAGCCATCTTCGAGGGTGAAGAAGACGACGTCGTAGAGGGACTCAAGGCAGCAATCGATGCAGGCAAGGAAGCAATTACCCTTATTGACGATGCACTTATGGTCGGAATGGCTGTTGTCACCAAGCTCTACGACGACGGTGTCATCTTCCTCCCCAACGTTATGATGTCTGCCGACGCAATGCTCGATGGTATCGAATTCTGCAAGGAAAACTCCGAGACTGCCCCTGAAACCAAGGGAACCGTTGTCTGCCACGTAGCAGAAGGTGACGTCCACGACATCGGCAAGAACATCGTAACCGCTCTCCTCAGGGCAAACGGTTTCGACGTTGTTGACCTCGGAAGGGACTGCCCGGTTGACGAAGTCGTCGCAGCAGTCGAAGAGAACAAGCCTATCATGGTCACCGGAACCGCACTCATGACCACCACCATGTATGCCTTCAAGGAAGTCAACGACAAGCTGGTCGAGAAAGGCCTCAATGTCCCATTCGCATGTGGCGGCGGTGCAGTGAACCAGGATTTCGTTGCACAGTATGAACTCGGTGTTTACGGAGAAGAAGCCGCAGACGCACCCAAGATCGCTGATGCAATCATTGCAGGTTCCAACATTGCAGCATTAAGAGAAGTATTCCACAAGCACTAATCGAGGCGAGATAGATGGCAGCAAACAGATACACTTCAATGGCATACGCAAGCGCAGATGAGATGAGCTTCGGAAAAACCAAGCACCCAGTAAAAACAGGTCTCGGCCTCGAGATCGGTGCTGGCTACACAATTCCTGAAGTTAACTACGCCCCCAGACCTGAAGCCGGTGCATCCAAGGAAAAACTCGTAAAGGAATACGAGAGGATCACCACCGACATCATGCAGAGAATGGTCCAGGTAGGTTTCCCCGCAGTTATCCTCGAAACCGAACATGTCCAGCAGATGTCCAACAACCCCGAATGGGGAGCAGAAGTTGCACACGCCCAGAAGACCATCATGGAAGAGTACCATGATGAATACGGCATCAAGTGCGCACTGCGCCACACCATCGGTGACATCCGTGAAAACAGGGACTTCCTCCAGCTCAGAGGAGACAAGTACTCCGTGTTCATGGAAGCTTTCGAGAAGTGCGCAGAAAACGGCGCTGACCTGCTTTCCGTGGAAAGCATGGGTGGTAAGGAAGTATTCGACCACGCAATCCTCAGGAACGATATCGCAGGTATGCTTTACGGTATCGGCTGTCTCGGCACCCTTGACATGGACATGATCTGGTCCGACATCGCAGCAGTTGCAAAGAAAACCGGCACCATTGCAGCAGGGGACACAGACTGTGCCCAGGCAAACACCGCAATGTTCATTGCAGGTGGACTGCTCGACAAGAACCTCGCCCACACCCTCGCAATCATCGCAAGGGCAATCTCCGCACCCAGGTCCCTCGCTGCATACGAAAACGGCGCACTTGGCCCCGGCAAGGACTGTGGCTACGAAAACGTCATCATCAAGTCCATCACCGGCATGCCGATGGCTCAGGAAGGTAAGACCTCCACCTGCGCTCACTCCGATGTTATGGGTAACCTCATCATGCAGTGCTGTGACGTCTGGTCCAACGAATCCGTTGAGTACCACGGTGAATTCGGCGGTACAAGTGTCCAGTGCTGGGGAGAATCCCTTGCATACGACTGTGCCCTCATGAACACCGCACTCGAGACAGGAAACGAAAAGGTCCTCAGGGACATGTTCATGCTCTCTGACAGGTACAGAGACCCCCAGGGCTATGTGCTTGCATACGACAACGCATACAAGGTCGGAGAAGCAATCGTCAAGGACGGCGACAACATTTACCTCAGGGCAAAGAACGCAGCAATCGAGTGCTGCAACATTGTCGAAGAAGGGATCGCAGGCAAGCTCGCAATCTCCAGGTTCGAAGCAGGCGCACTCAAGGACGCAAAAGCAGCCCTCGATGCCCTCCCTGACGACATGGACAAGTTCATGGACGACTGCCTTACCAAGTACCAGAACGAAGTCAAGGTATTCCTTCCGGAGAACTACGGCTTCTAAGCCCCCAGTTCTCTTTTTTTCTTTTTTTCGATTCCGATTTCATCCCAATCTCACCCACCTCTAATTTTTACTTCGATTTCGATTCCAGCTTCAGCTCATTTTTACTTCGATTTCGATTCCAGTTTCAGCTCATTTTTACTTCGATTCCGATTCTGATTTTACTCCGATTTAATCTTCAATTCCATTTCCGATTTCACCCCTACTGTTACTCAAATTTAGCCTTCACTTTCATATTCCAACCCCACCCAATTTTGCCAAATTTCACTTCTCCGGATAATGCCACCTATGAATTCCACGGGTTTTAATCGAAACCTCCCCCCCAAAATAGATATTTTTAAACAACGAAGCAGTAAGAAAGAATTAAAGTAGAGAGAAGCCATGGATTGGAGAGGAGAAGGAGCTACACCGAATGAAAATTTTGCTTTTAATGTGCGGAGAAGGGCTGGGACACACAAGCCGCTGCCTTGCCCTTGGAAAAGAGTTCCTGACCGCAGGGCATAACGTGTACTTCGGGGCGTACGGCTACTCAAAGGACCTGGTCGAAAAAACAGGATACATAGCATGCGAAATCCCCCCGGAACTGACTCTTGTGGGAAAAGCAGGCTCCCTGAGCATGAGAAAGTCCATTGCAAAAACCCTCCAAAATTCCAGCCCGGGGGACATACTGAAAATTTTGAAATTGCTGAAAGAAATCGAGCCGGACGTCGTACTTTCCGACGGGTATTACCTGGGAATCCTTGCAGCAAAATACAGGAAAATCCCTGTTTACTTTGTCGGGCACCAGTTCAATATGGCAGAGTTTTTCCGGAATAAAGGACCCTTTGTAGGGCTGGCCGGAAAGCTTGTCAAAGGCTTTTATACCCGGATCTTCAGAAGCGTGGACGGGATCGTAGTCCCGGACTACCCGCTCCCCTACTCGGTCAACCGGCGGAACTTTGTGCTCCCAGGGGACATCAATGACACGATCTTTTTCAGCGGACCCCTGATCAGGTGGAAATGCGGGGAAGTCGAGGCAAAAACGCTTCCCCACCCAAACGTCCTCTCAACCATCGGCGCCTTTGGCTACAGGGCAGCAATTTTCAGAAGCGTGCTCGAAGCCGCAAAACTGGATCCGGGCATCAACTATACCTTCATAACGGGCCCGGGGATCGACCCTGGACAGTTCCCGGAAATCCCGGAGAATGTCGAGTTCACGGGCTTCACGGAAAACCCCTTCCCCTACTTTAAGGGTTCGGACCTTGTAATCACTGCCGGAGGGCATGGAACCCTCCTTGAGAGCCTGGCTTTCGGGCTCCCCATCCTATCTTTTCCGGACGAAAAACACAATGAACAGGAAAATAACGCCAGCATGATTGAAGAAATGGGATTTGGGAAGCGTCTGAGTTACCTGACCCGCCCTGAGGCCATCCTTGCCTGCATCCGGGAACTGCTGGAAGAAGAACAATATGCCAGAAAGACCCGGCGAGCAAGGGAACTTGCCGAAACGCTGGATGGTCCGGCAGCCGTCAGGGAACTTCTCGAAAGAGAAGTGAGGGTAAAAGAACCCTGAAAAAGCTATCATCCAGGCCTCCACAAAGCAAGGAGAGATAATTTAAGAAGGAGTTAGATTTTTCAGGTATCTCAAAAGAGCGGGGTGATTCTCGAGCACCAGGTCAGAGTGCTGCAGCTTTTCAGGTCCCAGCGTACTCGGAACAGCCACGCAGTAAAGCCCTGCTGCTTTTGCTGCCTCCACTCCCATGGGGGCATTTTCGATAACGATGCACTCTTCCTTTTCGAACCCCAGCATCTCCACTGCTTTCAGGTAAGGGTCCGGGGCGGGTTTTCCGTTCTCGACATCAATCCCGGCAACTGTAACCTCGAATATACCGGGGAAAAAGTGCTCGATCATCTTTTCAACGATCTTGCGGTCGGAACCTGAGACCAGGGCAAGAGTGAAGTTCTTTTTCAGGTCCTGCAGCACGTCAACAATGCCTTCAAAGGGCTTTATCCGCTCGAAATCAAGAATAGTCCTCTTTTTCAGGGGGATTTCTTCCAGGTGATGGGGTTCGGGAATTTTCCCCTCCTTTTTGAAGATGGACCTGACAATCCCCCACCCGTTCGAGCCCTCGATCTCGTAAATGTCCTCCCGTTTAATGGTAATGCCCACATCCCGGAAGGCTGCGATCCAGGCATCGGCGTGGAACTGCATGGAATCCACAAGGACGCCGTCAACATCAAAAATGATTGCTTTGAACATCTGTCCCGGAAATTGTCGTAATCTATAATAAAGGTTGCGAAAATACCAATCGAAGAGAATAACTATATAGATAAGAGAGAGGCCCAGGTTTCGAGCCCTCCGGATCCAAAAAGCTTCAGGGAACTCCCATAAAAAGTCATTTCAGGTACCTGTCGTACAGGTAGCCACCCAGCCAGTAACCCAGAAGAGAAAAAAGCAGGGTTCCGGGCACAAAGATAGGAGAATCACCCCCTCTAAAGCGGAAAAGCAGGTTGAAAATAACCAGGTAAAGGATAAAAAATACGAGAAAACCAGCCAGTTCCACCTGGGTTTTTTCGATTTCCAGATTAACTCACGCCCCCTATAAAGGTTTTGCACTTCAAGCTCTCGCTTGCAGGCACTCCCCTCAGCTTCCATTTCACCTTCAGCTTTCAGCCTTTTCTTCTTCTTTTTCTTCTTCTGCCCCTTTAAAATCCAGGGACACGGAATTTATACAGTAGCGTTTCCCTGTAGGTTTCGGCCCGTCGTCAAAGACATGCCCCAGATGCCCTCCGCAGCGGGAACAGACAACCTCGACCCTGTGCATGAAATAGCTATTATCTTCCAGAAGCCGGACCCGGTCGCTGGAAATCACGTCCAGGAAACTTGGCCAACCAGTCCCGGACTCGAACTTGGAATCAGAGGAAAAAAGCTCCTGCCCGCAGGCGGAACAGGTGTAAACCCCTTTATTCTTGTTATAGTACAGTTTTCCTTTGAAGGGCCTTTCAGTACCCTTTTTCCTCAGGACATGATACTGCTCGGGAGTGAGAACTTTCTTCCACTCATCATCCGATTTCTCGGTTGTTTCCTGTAACACTCAATGACCCCCAGGTCTTGTTATTTCAAATAATATTCAGCATACATTATATGAATTCCTTATGTTCAGCTTAGTTATATCCAACTTATAATTATATTCAGCATCATATATAGAGGATGTTCCTCCCATTCCTCTTCATATCCAGCTTTCATTATATCCAGCTTTCATCATATCCAGCTTTCATTATATCCAGCTTTCATTATATCCAGCTTTCATTATATCCAGCTTTCATTATATTCGGCATCTTTTGTACACGGCTTTCCTTATACCTGATTATCCCGGGAATTGTTATTATCCCTTCGGGTATGGCAAATTGCCTCCCCTTCCTGAGAATAAAAAAATTGGCAGACTATAAAATTATAAACAACAATATATAATTTATATCATAAATAATAGTTCCAGAACCAGCAACTTCAACCCGGGGATCCATGGAAAAAAATCAGAAGGAAAGAAAAGACCACAGCATGATAATAGCCCTCATGATTATGCTGTTTATTGCGGCAGGGTTCATACTTATCATTCGTATGCGAATCAATCTGGGGAACCTTGCCCTTCCCTTCTACCTCGTTGCAACCGGGATGTTCCTCTTTGCCTCGGCTCTGGAAATGGAAGGGGGGATGGGGGAAGTCATTGCCGCTATGAGCGGAATACCCACCATACTGGGCTTGATCCTGCTCTACCAGTTCAGAACAGGAAACTGGGAAAGCTGGGCTTACGTCTGGCCTTTAATCTTTCCTGCGGGGGCAGGTCTGGGACAGATTTGTTACGGAAATTTGAAAGCAAACCGGGAGGCTATCGAGCGGGGGAAAATCCTGGCTCAGGTAGGCTTTGGCATGTCTCTTCTAGGGCTGGTTTTATACGGACTCATTTTCAGTTGAAAATTCAGAGGTTTTGTGTCCCTTCGCACCCTGCTATTTAAGGTTCAAAAGTCAAATAAGTTATAGATAAAAAATTCAAAGTAAACAGTGCTATGGCTATTTCCCTTCTATCGCACTCCCCGGTTCAAATTTCCGGGGACTCAGGGCAATGAAAGAGACCATTAAAAGGGATCATTAAAAGGAGCCACTGAAGGGGACCACTGAAAGGAGACAGAACTGTGAGTGGAAACGAAATGGGGCTGAAAAAGATGTTTGAGAAGAAAGGAAAAGAAGGGCTCGAAAAGAAGGGAAATGTAAGGAGGGAAGAGATAACAATCAAGAAGAGCGGAAAAAAACCTTCAGGAATTTCTTTCCTGCTACCGGGAATTCTGATCCTGATACTTGCCGCAGTGATAGCTGGAAGCGGGTGTGCGGCTTATGAATGCGAACCGGGATCAGGAAACGTGGAAGAGGAAAACCGAAACGTTGAACCTTATCACAGCGTGGATTCCCAGGTATCAGGAGACATTTTCGTAAAGCAGGACGGTGGAAGCAGCCTTGTGATCGAAGCCGAAGACAACCTCCTCCCCCTCCTGGAGACCAGCGTTGAAAACGGGGTCCTGGTAATCAGGGCAAAAAAGTGCATCCGTCCCCTGAAGCCCATTAAGGTCTATGCAGGGATGGAAGAAGTCAGAAGCCTTTCCCTCAGTGGTTCGGGGGATATAACAGGAACTACGCCGATAGATTCCGAAAACCTGGAACTTGCAATCATAGGTTCGGGAGATATAGAAATGGAAGTAAACGCAAGTTCCCTGAAGAGCCAGGTTTCCGGTTCAGGAGACTTCCTCCTAGAAGGCGATGCCGCCACACATGAAATCGAAATCGACGGGTCGGGAGACGTGGATGCCCTCGGGCTCAGGACTGAAGTGACCAGAGTCAGGATATACGGGTCGGGAGATGCAAAGGTTTACACGGACAGGGAGATGGATGTTGAGATCGCCGGTAGCGGGAGTGTGTATTACTGGGGAGAGCCGGAAAAATTCAACACTCAGGTTTCAGGCAGCGGCAAAATCGAAAAAATAGATGATAGGGAATAAACCCGTCGATATTTGCCGGGATCAGGGCCTGCTTAAATTAGAGTTCGCCTGAACAAAAGTTCAGCGAATTAAAGATTGGATAAATTAAAGTGCATCTGGATTAGAGGCAGAGTGAATTAGAGGCAAAATGAATTAGAGGCAAAATGAATTAGAGGCAAAATGAATTAGAGGCAAAATGAATTAGAGGCAAAATGAATTAGAGGCAGAATGAATTAGAGGCAGAATGAATTAGAGTTCAGGGTGAATTAGAGGCAGGGTGGATTAGAGTTCAGCGAGACTAAAGATCGGAAGATCAGGATCTGGCTGGATTTCACTCATAGCGCAGAGAGTCTACGGGTTTCATCTTTGCGGCTTTTCTTGCGGGATAAACCCCTGAGACAAAACCTACGACTACAGCCACGAGGAAACCAGCTATTATCAGGCTGAAGGGGAAAACTACTGGCAGGTTCAGGAGGGTTTCAACACTGTATGCACCCACGATGCCCACCGCAGCTCCTATGATGCCTCCGAAAACACCCAGGAGGATCGACTCAACCATGAAGAGGGACAGGATGTCAAAGCCAGTAAAGCCCAGGGACATGAGGATTCCGATTTCCCGGGTCCGCTCGGTCACGCTTACGAGCATGATGTTCATTATCCCTATGGAGCCGACCAGAAGAGAGATCAGGGCAACAGCTGTCAGGAAAGAACTGAGGGATTTTGACATCATGTCGGTCTGCTCCAGGATTTCTGCCTGGTCGATGATGAAGTAGGGGCGTGAGTCCTTATCCTCAATATCCCTTTCCGAAATCCCGAAGTTCCGGGCCAGGCGCTCGTCCACCTCGTCCGAGGTCTCTTCAATGGTTGCAAGGTCCTCGGCCATGGCAAAGATCCCACCGTAGTCCGTTTCTCCCAGCATTTCGTTCATTGCGTCAACGGGGATTATTACCGCATCGTTGTCGTTGAAACCCTGGACAAGCGCACTGTCCGGGTTCTCGATAATTCCCTTTACCTTGAAAGTTTTAGTGATTGTCTTCCCTTCCCCTACCCTGAAAGTAATGTCAATGGAATTCCTGACCCTGATGTCCCGGTCAAATTTTTCGTGCGCCACGTCGTAGCCCACGATTGCCACGTACATGTCGTTGTCGGAGAGAAAATTCCCTGTCCTGAGGTGTGTGCCTGCAACCTCATCATATTCCTCCGAGACCCCATAAACCGGAACGTTTTTTGCCTGAGACATGAAACCGATCACCCCCGACTGCTGCTTGAGCACCGAAACTTCCTCGATCCCGGGCGTGTTTTCAATAATCTGCCTCTCATTTTCATAAAACAGGTTCGGTTCCATACCCTCGATATAAATGAAGTTGGACCCGATAGTAGAGACCTCGTCCGTAAAATACTGGTTAAAGCTTCCTCCAAGAGATACGTTTGCAATCACTGCTGCAACGCCAATAACGATTCCAAGCACTGTAAGGGCCGAGCGCATTTTGGAATGAGAAATGCTGCGGAGGGCAATTTTTCCGGCACGGGAAAGAGGGATCATTGAATCAGAACTCCGTTTTTAGTATCTTTACAATTAGGTTGGGACAGCATAAGCAAGCTAAATAACAAAGTGGGATGACACAATAAATTGGGGTAATATAATAAAGTAGAGTAATATAATAAAGCATGAGTTAAAACAAAGTCAACTCTTTTAACGAAGTCGATTGCTTTCCTCAGATTTCCATAATTGACTTCCATAGTATACATCGCATATATATTAAAATTGTCTCGAAATTGTCCACCTGGAAAAACTGAACCATAATTCCTGACTAATAATTTCCAGACAACAGTTTCCAGACCATATTTTCCAGATAACAGTTCCTCATCAGACATTGAAAGCCACGACGTAAAATCCAGCCGGAAAAGACATCAACATCACAGTACATAAAAAAAGAAGGATTTCGTCGAAAAAATATGTTTTTATAAAAATAACTTGGAAAACATGAATACATATAGGCAAGTTTAAATAATTCAATCTCTAAAAGGGAAGCTATGAATAATAGCGCGGAAGTTGACCATATACAAAAGGATCCGCTTTTTTATTC
This window encodes:
- a CDS encoding winged helix-turn-helix domain-containing protein yields the protein MTMDLQLIDTIFFSEKRKNLLMFLMEGPKTIDEIKTELDVSSSPIMAQIRVLLKDGLLVQKENLYELSVKGKLIAPRMQPLLSTFRVFDENHEYWASQDLYTLPQYLRERLGELGSCREIVPDKTHIFDYPPEIMNNLYRAKTIMEISSFFRPGYPGLYLDLVRKGVEVSIVLDQPIFEKLASEHRADMEAFISMENASLYVCEHKIELASSLVTDRFTSISLVSKDGRYYNHEMVSFEESAFAWGQELFGYYRDMSKQITEL
- a CDS encoding winged helix-turn-helix domain-containing protein: MQPELLDVVFRSRKRSDLLLLLGEEARTIEEIKTILDVSPTAILPQIKRLTDSSLVVQREGYYELTGLGEEVVKKVRPLVDVLTLLERNDYWLEHDLSGIPQYLQDRLGDLKDFRLIEPAPCQIFEPRTEIVNFISASSHLMVFSSFFRPEFLPIYSKLGRKGAKVSLILTEAVLEKTLHNYERKLKKFTDMPNTELFVCNDGVKLAELIVSDQGTLVSLFASNGRFHHDHAFCSDSQALDWAKELFEFYKSRSRLIEDSRGMERFSCTSGTDFLSESPLFSLQ
- the mtaC gene encoding methanol--corrinoid protein MtaC, with product MLDFTEESLNKVLTRYNVALEKEMTPEEAAEELYPKDELIYPIAKAIFEGEEDDVVEGLKAAIDAGKEAITLIDDALMVGMAVVTKLYDDGVIFLPNVMMSADAMLDGIEFCKENSETAPETKGTVVCHVAEGDVHDIGKNIVTALLRANGFDVVDLGRDCPVDEVVAAVEENKPIMVTGTALMTTTMYAFKEVNDKLVEKGLNVPFACGGGAVNQDFVAQYELGVYGEEAADAPKIADAIIAGSNIAALREVFHKH
- the mtaB gene encoding methanol--corrinoid protein co-methyltransferase MtaB, with translation MAANRYTSMAYASADEMSFGKTKHPVKTGLGLEIGAGYTIPEVNYAPRPEAGASKEKLVKEYERITTDIMQRMVQVGFPAVILETEHVQQMSNNPEWGAEVAHAQKTIMEEYHDEYGIKCALRHTIGDIRENRDFLQLRGDKYSVFMEAFEKCAENGADLLSVESMGGKEVFDHAILRNDIAGMLYGIGCLGTLDMDMIWSDIAAVAKKTGTIAAGDTDCAQANTAMFIAGGLLDKNLAHTLAIIARAISAPRSLAAYENGALGPGKDCGYENVIIKSITGMPMAQEGKTSTCAHSDVMGNLIMQCCDVWSNESVEYHGEFGGTSVQCWGESLAYDCALMNTALETGNEKVLRDMFMLSDRYRDPQGYVLAYDNAYKVGEAIVKDGDNIYLRAKNAAIECCNIVEEGIAGKLAISRFEAGALKDAKAALDALPDDMDKFMDDCLTKYQNEVKVFLPENYGF
- a CDS encoding UDP-N-acetylglucosamine--N-acetylmuramyl-(pentapeptide) pyrophosphoryl-undecaprenol N-acetylglucosamine transferase, whose product is MKILLLMCGEGLGHTSRCLALGKEFLTAGHNVYFGAYGYSKDLVEKTGYIACEIPPELTLVGKAGSLSMRKSIAKTLQNSSPGDILKILKLLKEIEPDVVLSDGYYLGILAAKYRKIPVYFVGHQFNMAEFFRNKGPFVGLAGKLVKGFYTRIFRSVDGIVVPDYPLPYSVNRRNFVLPGDINDTIFFSGPLIRWKCGEVEAKTLPHPNVLSTIGAFGYRAAIFRSVLEAAKLDPGINYTFITGPGIDPGQFPEIPENVEFTGFTENPFPYFKGSDLVITAGGHGTLLESLAFGLPILSFPDEKHNEQENNASMIEEMGFGKRLSYLTRPEAILACIRELLEEEQYARKTRRARELAETLDGPAAVRELLEREVRVKEP
- a CDS encoding HAD family phosphatase, whose product is MFKAIIFDVDGVLVDSMQFHADAWIAAFRDVGITIKREDIYEIEGSNGWGIVRSIFKKEGKIPEPHHLEEIPLKKRTILDFERIKPFEGIVDVLQDLKKNFTLALVSGSDRKIVEKMIEHFFPGIFEVTVAGIDVENGKPAPDPYLKAVEMLGFEKEECIVIENAPMGVEAAKAAGLYCVAVPSTLGPEKLQHSDLVLENHPALLRYLKNLTPS
- the msrB gene encoding peptide-methionine (R)-S-oxide reductase MsrB; this encodes MLQETTEKSDDEWKKVLTPEQYHVLRKKGTERPFKGKLYYNKNKGVYTCSACGQELFSSDSKFESGTGWPSFLDVISSDRVRLLEDNSYFMHRVEVVCSRCGGHLGHVFDDGPKPTGKRYCINSVSLDFKGAEEEKEEEKAES
- a CDS encoding head GIN domain-containing protein is translated as MSGNEMGLKKMFEKKGKEGLEKKGNVRREEITIKKSGKKPSGISFLLPGILILILAAVIAGSGCAAYECEPGSGNVEEENRNVEPYHSVDSQVSGDIFVKQDGGSSLVIEAEDNLLPLLETSVENGVLVIRAKKCIRPLKPIKVYAGMEEVRSLSLSGSGDITGTTPIDSENLELAIIGSGDIEMEVNASSLKSQVSGSGDFLLEGDAATHEIEIDGSGDVDALGLRTEVTRVRIYGSGDAKVYTDREMDVEIAGSGSVYYWGEPEKFNTQVSGSGKIEKIDDRE